The Mesorhizobium sp. M1D.F.Ca.ET.043.01.1.1 genome contains a region encoding:
- a CDS encoding UdgX family uracil-DNA binding protein (This protein belongs to the uracil DNA glycosylase superfamily, members of which act in excision repair of DNA. However, it belongs more specifically to UdgX branch, whose founding member was found to bind uracil in DNA (where it does not belong), without cleaving it, appears to promote DNA repair by a pathway involving RecA, rather than base excision.), giving the protein MATTPSATALQREARRPVRHIPAPEAEPAAGEDATSIGEAREAAKGCRRCQLWRNATQTVFGEGPETAEVVFVGEQPGDQEDLAGKPFVGPAGRIFDSILDDAAIDRRKVYVTNAVKHFKFEPRGKRRIHSKPNAGEIRACRWWLDKELDLIEPNLVVALGATAAQALLGKAVPVLKMRGAVIERDGLRVFITIHPSLILRIREPADKDAERERFLKDMRKVKRLMAA; this is encoded by the coding sequence ATGGCAACAACACCGTCAGCAACGGCCTTGCAGCGTGAAGCGAGGCGTCCAGTGAGGCACATCCCTGCGCCCGAGGCAGAGCCGGCTGCAGGGGAAGATGCCACCTCCATCGGCGAGGCGCGCGAGGCGGCAAAGGGCTGCCGCCGCTGCCAGCTCTGGCGCAATGCGACGCAAACCGTATTCGGCGAGGGGCCGGAAACCGCAGAGGTGGTCTTCGTCGGCGAACAGCCCGGCGACCAGGAGGATTTGGCCGGCAAGCCCTTTGTCGGCCCGGCGGGCAGAATATTCGACAGCATCCTCGACGACGCCGCGATCGACCGCCGCAAGGTCTATGTGACCAATGCGGTGAAACACTTCAAATTCGAGCCGCGCGGCAAAAGACGCATCCATTCCAAGCCGAATGCCGGCGAGATCCGGGCCTGCCGCTGGTGGCTGGACAAGGAACTCGACCTGATCGAGCCGAACCTGGTGGTGGCGCTGGGCGCGACGGCGGCGCAAGCGCTGCTCGGCAAGGCGGTGCCGGTGTTGAAGATGCGTGGCGCGGTGATCGAGCGCGATGGGCTGCGCGTGTTCATCACCATCCACCCCTCGCTCATCCTGCGCATCCGCGAACCGGCGGACAAGGACGCCGAGCGCGAGCGGTTTTTGAAGGATATGCGGAAGGTGAAGCGGCTGATGGCTGCTTAG
- a CDS encoding glutamine synthetase family protein — protein MDNPNAVTTSPSGSTPAEAKAFLDAHPEIEAFDIVLTDANGIGRGKIVRRHELKSIFEGGRHMPISILGLDITGEDVHDTGLIWDTGDGDLRAWPIPGTLVPLHGTRPPRGQVLMSMYHLDGQPMTSDPRLVLARQVELLAARGLHPAGAFELEFFLLANERDADGKVQPARAVLDGRRSGKTEVYSVDHLHGMEPLFSDIYAAAKAQGIPAETIISEYAPGQYELTLNYRRDVMRAADDLIMLKRLVRAQARRHGVTACFMAKPIETYAGSGMHFHVSLQDDAGRNVFTEAAGEKWSPKLLNALGGLVGTMAESMLVFAPHANSWRRFVSQSYAPVAPTWGVNNRSVALRVPAGDAGNRRIEHRPSGVDANPYLVAATVLAGIVKGLDEGLDPGPETTGNGYEQTTETSAMPADWRAAIEAAKASDFLKAALGHDLHRTFVAIKQAEYLRVARTVSELDYHLYLHEV, from the coding sequence ATGGACAATCCGAACGCTGTCACGACCTCGCCTTCCGGATCGACGCCCGCCGAGGCAAAAGCCTTTCTCGACGCCCATCCCGAGATCGAGGCCTTCGACATCGTGCTCACCGACGCCAACGGCATCGGCCGCGGCAAGATCGTGCGCCGGCATGAGCTGAAGAGCATCTTCGAGGGTGGCCGGCACATGCCGATCTCGATCCTCGGCCTCGACATCACCGGCGAGGATGTCCACGACACCGGCCTGATCTGGGACACAGGCGACGGGGATCTGCGCGCATGGCCCATTCCCGGCACGCTGGTGCCGCTGCACGGCACCAGGCCGCCGCGCGGCCAGGTGCTGATGTCGATGTATCATCTCGACGGCCAGCCGATGACCTCCGACCCGCGGCTGGTGCTGGCAAGGCAGGTGGAGTTGCTGGCGGCAAGAGGCCTGCATCCGGCCGGCGCCTTCGAGCTGGAATTTTTCCTGCTCGCCAACGAACGCGACGCTGACGGCAAGGTGCAGCCCGCCCGCGCCGTGCTCGACGGCCGCCGCTCGGGTAAGACGGAGGTCTATTCGGTCGACCATCTGCACGGCATGGAGCCGCTGTTTTCCGACATCTACGCCGCCGCGAAGGCGCAAGGCATACCCGCCGAGACGATCATTTCCGAATATGCGCCCGGCCAGTACGAGCTGACGCTCAACTACCGCCGGGACGTGATGCGGGCGGCCGACGACCTCATCATGCTGAAGCGGCTGGTCAGGGCGCAGGCGCGCCGGCACGGCGTCACTGCCTGTTTCATGGCCAAGCCGATCGAGACCTATGCCGGCTCGGGCATGCATTTCCACGTGTCGCTGCAGGACGACGCCGGCAGGAACGTGTTCACCGAAGCCGCCGGCGAGAAATGGTCACCAAAGCTGCTCAACGCCCTTGGCGGCCTTGTCGGCACAATGGCGGAATCGATGCTGGTGTTTGCACCGCACGCCAATTCATGGCGCCGCTTTGTCTCGCAGTCCTACGCGCCGGTGGCGCCGACCTGGGGCGTCAACAACCGGTCGGTGGCGCTTCGGGTGCCGGCGGGTGACGCCGGGAACCGCCGCATCGAGCACCGGCCGTCTGGCGTCGACGCCAACCCCTATCTGGTGGCGGCGACGGTGCTGGCCGGCATCGTCAAGGGCCTCGACGAGGGGCTGGACCCCGGCCCGGAAACAACCGGCAACGGTTATGAGCAGACCACGGAAACCTCGGCCATGCCGGCCGACTGGCGCGCCGCGATCGAAGCGGCAAAGGCTTCCGATTTCCTGAAAGCGGCGCTCGGCCACGACCTGCACCGCACCTTCGTGGCGATCAAGCAGGCGGAATATCTGCGCGTCGCGCGCACCGTCAGCGAGCTGGACTACCACCTCTACCTGCACGAGGTGTGA